A region from the Candidatus Thermoplasmatota archaeon genome encodes:
- a CDS encoding ABC transporter permease — protein sequence MADLVSYIIRKLLLAIPVIFLATFIVFLMLYLTPGDPVTAITPPHVTPEQLDALREKYGFNDPFIVQYWRFLERLFHGDLGTSVARASLNTDVSFLLIQRLPKTLELMTIGLAISYSIGIPLGVFSALKQDTWKDRGVMVFTLVAYAMPSFWLGILLMMALAVYTHILPVEGTVGGFKSILLPALTLGLGNAALTTRMMRSSMLEVKRQDYITQLRSRGLPESEVIFKHALKNAILPVITVIGLDIGWFVAGAVVVETVFSWPGIGMLVTSSISSHDFPTVQGCILVLAFFVVIGNLVADILYALADPRVRLG from the coding sequence ATGGCTGATCTGGTGTCGTACATAATCAGGAAGCTGCTTCTGGCCATACCGGTGATCTTCCTGGCCACATTCATTGTCTTCCTGATGCTCTATCTCACTCCCGGAGACCCGGTCACAGCGATCACTCCTCCTCATGTGACTCCGGAACAGCTCGACGCGCTCCGCGAGAAGTACGGCTTCAATGATCCTTTCATCGTCCAGTACTGGAGATTCCTGGAACGGCTATTCCATGGCGACCTCGGCACGTCTGTCGCTCGCGCCAGCTTGAACACCGACGTTTCTTTCCTGCTCATCCAGAGACTGCCAAAAACCCTGGAATTGATGACCATCGGACTTGCGATTTCGTACTCCATAGGCATACCTCTCGGCGTGTTCTCGGCCCTCAAGCAGGACACATGGAAGGACAGGGGCGTGATGGTCTTCACTCTCGTGGCCTACGCGATGCCGTCATTCTGGCTCGGCATCCTGCTCATGATGGCTCTCGCCGTCTACACACACATACTCCCAGTTGAGGGCACCGTGGGTGGCTTCAAGAGCATACTATTGCCAGCTCTGACTCTGGGACTTGGGAACGCTGCCCTGACCACGCGAATGATGAGGTCCAGCATGCTCGAAGTGAAACGGCAGGATTACATAACCCAGCTGCGCTCGCGCGGCCTCCCGGAGAGCGAGGTCATATTCAAGCATGCCCTGAAGAACGCCATCCTACCCGTCATAACCGTCATCGGACTCGACATCGGATGGTTTGTGGCCGGGGCCGTTGTCGTCGAGACGGTCTTCTCCTGGCCTGGCATTGGCATGCTAGTCACGAGTTCGATCTCGAGCCACGACTTCCCCACGGTTCAGGGATGCATTCTTGTGCTCGCATTCTTCGTCGTGATTGGGAATCTAGTCGCGGACATACTCTATGCGCTTGCTGACCCAAGGGTGAGGCTAGGATGA
- a CDS encoding ABC transporter substrate-binding protein — MESSSEEPKSEIVKPAGAPTRPKGKIVWAVVIILILVVAAVAGAWAAGLFGGEKGEKVLVIAMSSDVETMNPAQTSAMYGPPGMIYETLIARDMTGAYVPGLAESWNLNRDDPANPTLELTLKEGVKYHDGTPFNSESVKRTIEWYSQNDSWVSYEFWSIKHCPSYWDTTDYSGWPDSGIWCKDDYHMVLNLTWADVALIFNLSHLYGSMIGPDALWELGVEDYGTVQNWRKVVGTGPFMISEWVAGDHITLVKNENYTWGASWYDNKGPAKIDKIIYRIVPDAATRFAGFESGAIDILQQVPPNKVETYQDMDGVEVMTGPGQGIYHVEFNCQKAPWNNTDLRLAMAYSINRTQILQTVWHGIGEEGVNLLSPICPEGTAVPAQYNLTYDLAKATAHFTAAGFEDIDDDGMLENTTSHENLELALWVTNKAEDVAMGEILLTQFEAVGVDATMRQYQETELRTKAQDGLHEAILFWFSWPRAEILDWHFGSWAVGNSNTAYYADPIFDDYVVNWTLAETEDEFTDNATAAHIRLLENAPRAPILFWHQVFAIHDYVKGWYVHPLGQEQVINIVDVDIRK, encoded by the coding sequence GTGGAGAGTTCTTCAGAAGAACCGAAAAGCGAGATTGTGAAACCCGCGGGCGCTCCAACCAGGCCCAAGGGCAAGATTGTCTGGGCAGTGGTCATCATACTGATCCTCGTTGTGGCCGCGGTCGCAGGGGCTTGGGCGGCCGGGCTGTTCGGCGGGGAGAAGGGAGAAAAGGTTCTCGTCATTGCGATGAGCTCTGATGTCGAGACGATGAACCCTGCACAGACGAGTGCGATGTACGGACCACCAGGGATGATATACGAGACGCTGATCGCCAGAGACATGACGGGAGCATATGTGCCTGGACTTGCCGAGTCGTGGAATCTCAACAGGGACGACCCTGCGAACCCGACCCTCGAGCTTACCCTGAAGGAGGGTGTGAAGTATCACGACGGAACGCCCTTCAACTCTGAGTCGGTCAAGAGGACGATCGAGTGGTACTCACAGAACGACAGCTGGGTTAGCTACGAGTTCTGGTCGATCAAGCACTGCCCGAGCTACTGGGACACGACGGACTACTCGGGGTGGCCGGACTCTGGCATCTGGTGCAAGGACGACTACCACATGGTCTTGAACCTGACATGGGCGGATGTGGCGCTGATATTCAACCTGTCACACCTGTACGGTAGCATGATTGGGCCTGACGCGCTCTGGGAGTTGGGAGTCGAGGACTACGGCACCGTACAGAACTGGAGGAAAGTCGTCGGGACCGGGCCTTTCATGATTAGCGAGTGGGTCGCGGGAGACCATATCACCCTGGTGAAGAACGAGAACTACACCTGGGGTGCATCCTGGTACGACAACAAGGGCCCTGCGAAGATTGACAAGATCATCTACAGGATCGTGCCGGACGCGGCGACGAGGTTCGCCGGGTTCGAGAGCGGCGCGATAGACATTCTGCAACAGGTGCCGCCGAACAAGGTCGAGACCTACCAGGATATGGATGGCGTAGAGGTCATGACCGGTCCGGGTCAGGGAATATACCACGTCGAGTTCAACTGTCAGAAGGCCCCGTGGAACAACACGGACCTTAGGCTGGCGATGGCGTATTCGATCAACAGGACCCAGATACTGCAGACTGTCTGGCACGGGATCGGGGAAGAGGGGGTGAACCTCCTCTCGCCGATATGTCCCGAGGGCACCGCAGTGCCGGCGCAGTACAACCTCACATACGACCTCGCAAAGGCCACGGCCCACTTCACGGCGGCCGGGTTTGAGGACATCGATGACGACGGGATGCTCGAGAACACGACATCCCATGAGAACCTTGAGCTGGCCCTATGGGTGACCAACAAGGCCGAGGACGTGGCGATGGGCGAGATCCTGCTGACCCAGTTCGAGGCCGTCGGAGTGGACGCAACGATGAGACAGTACCAGGAAACCGAGCTCAGGACGAAGGCTCAGGATGGGCTGCACGAGGCGATCCTGTTCTGGTTCTCCTGGCCGAGGGCGGAGATACTTGACTGGCACTTCGGCAGTTGGGCGGTTGGAAACTCCAACACTGCCTACTACGCAGACCCGATCTTCGACGACTATGTCGTCAACTGGACGCTTGCGGAAACGGAGGATGAGTTCACCGACAACGCAACAGCTGCGCACATCCGTCTGCTGGAGAACGCGCCGAGGGCTCCAATCCTGTTCTGGCACCAGGTCTTCGCGATACACGATTACGTGAAGGGCTGGTACGTACACCCGCTCGGACAGGAGCAGGTCATCAACATAGTGGATGTTGACATACGGAAGTAG
- a CDS encoding nitrous oxide-stimulated promoter family protein: MRTARETKTVRAMIRIYCVKHHRSDRARCNECQQLLDYAEKRIDRCPLTDDKPTCANCPIHCYEESRREQIRSVMRYSGPRMIYHHPILSVRHLADGRKKEGKGFAPATSREPPTP, encoded by the coding sequence ATGCGCACCGCAAGAGAGACGAAGACCGTACGTGCGATGATACGCATCTACTGTGTCAAACACCATCGGTCTGACCGTGCTCGCTGCAATGAGTGTCAACAGTTACTCGACTACGCCGAGAAGCGCATAGATCGATGTCCCCTGACGGATGACAAGCCCACATGCGCTAACTGCCCGATTCATTGTTATGAGGAGTCGAGGAGAGAGCAAATCAGGTCGGTTATGAGGTATTCCGGACCTAGGATGATCTACCACCACCCTATCCTGTCGGTCCGCCATCTAGCCGATGGACGCAAGAAGGAGGGCAAGGGGTTTGCGCCGGCAACTTCCAGAGAGCCTCCTACACCCTAG